From Primulina huaijiensis isolate GDHJ02 chromosome 15, ASM1229523v2, whole genome shotgun sequence, one genomic window encodes:
- the LOC140959050 gene encoding tetraspanin-8: MVRCSNNLVGILNIVTFFLSIPIIAGGIWLSKQGSTECERFLDKPVIALGVFILLVSIAGIVGSCCRISWLMWVYLLVMFLLIVLLFCFTIFAFVVTNKGAGEAISGKGYKEYRLGDYSNWLQKRVNKNWGKISSCLADSKICQSLIEDVSTPVDDFYRKHLSALQSGCYKPSNDCNFQYVSPTNWNNNNSTSSGNPDCATWSNDSSKLCYGCQSCKAGLLDNIKNEWKKVAVLNIIFLVFLIIVYSVGCCAFRNNMEDNSWK; the protein is encoded by the exons TCACCTTCTTTCTATCGATCCCAATCATAGCCGGTGGAATATGGCTCTCGAAGCAAGGGAGCACAGAGTGCGAGCGCTTTCTTGACAAGCCCGTGATCGCATTAGGAGTGTTCATTCTCCTGGTATCGATTGCGGGAATCGTGGGCTCTTGCTGCCGAATCTCTTGGCTGATGTGGGTTTATCTATTGGTCATGTTCTTGCTGATTGTTCTCTTGTTTTGCTTCACTATTTTCGCGTTCGTGGTGACGAATAAAGGCGCAGGAGAGGCTATTTCTGGGAAAGGGTATAAAGAATATCGACTTGGGGATTATTCAAATTGGTTGCAGAAAAGGGTTAACAAGAATTGGGGAAAGATTAGCAGCTGCTTGGCTGATAGTAAGATTTGCCAGAGTCTTATTGAGGATGTGTCCACTCCAGTGGATGATTTTTACAGAAAGCACCTCTCTGCTCTTCAG TCCGGTTGCTACAAGCCATCAAACGATTGTAACTTCCAATATGTTAGCCCAACGAACTGGAACAACAACAACTCCACATCATCTGGCAACCCTGACTGTGCTACCTGGAGCAACGACTCGAGTAAGTTGTGCTACGGTTGCCAATCGTGCAAGGCTGGGCTCTTGGATAACATCAAGAATGAATGGAAAAAGGTGGCTGTTTTAAACATCATATTCCTCGTTTTCCTCATCATCGTGTACTCGGTTGGGTGCTGTGCATTCCGAAACAACATGGAGGATAACTCGTGGAAGTGA